Proteins found in one Muntiacus reevesi chromosome 2, mMunRee1.1, whole genome shotgun sequence genomic segment:
- the TMC4 gene encoding transmembrane channel-like protein 4, with the protein MEERPQWDPEAWGSAEGRPAPRAARAGPSLSSVLNELPSAATLRYRGPGVLPWGAEEGEDEEARKSMQTSADAAHQELPEPGPSRELPWPMQARRAHRQRLARDRVARGAGSTGAQWTRLIRRSKEKVREGLRSLQPWAWTLKRIGGQFGAGTESYFSLLRFLLLLNVLASVLTACMVLLPTWLEGTPPGPPALNASSPCGSYNPGSHGLVTFATELFNLLSGEGFLEWSPLFYGFYPPRPHLTITYLCAAFAIGLLYLLLILHRSVSGLKQTLLAESEALTSYSHRVFSAWDFGLSGEVHVRLRQRLILYELQVELEEARVRRKAAVRTLGQQARLWSVRLLLNLVVLALLGAAFYGIYWASRATVTLQDKPLIQRTPVLKLIVDYLPSIFISGVNFVLPPVFKLIAPLEGYTRSRQIVFILLRTVSLRLVSLLVLLVSLWSQITCGGNEEDERCKTCGYNYKELPCWETRLGQEMYKLLLFDLLTSLAVILLIQFPRKLLCGLCPGALGRFVRTQEFQVPDEVLGLIYAQTVVWVGSFFCPLLPFLNTVKFLLLFYLKKITLFSTCSPASRTFRASTVNFFFPLVLLLGLAISAVPVLYSIFLIPPSKLCGPFRGQSSIWVAIPESICELPQMAQNFLFFLGTQAFAVPLLLISSILMAYTVALANSYGHLISELKRQIQTEAQNKVFLAQRAVALSSVNRAL; encoded by the exons ATGGAGGAGCGCCCGCAGTGGGACCCGGAGGCCTGGGGCTCCGCGGAGGGGCGGCCGGCACCCCGGGCGGCCAGAGCAG GCCCGTCGCTGTCCTCTGTGCTGAATGAGCTGCCCAGTGCTGCCACCCTTCGGTACCGAGGCCCTGGGGTGCTGCCCTGGGGGGCTGAGGAGGGTGAGGATGAGGAGGCAAGGAAGAGCATGCAGACCTCCGCCGACGCCGCACATCAGGAGCTGCCGGAGCCCGGCCCCTCCCGGGAACTGCCGTGGCCCATGCAGGCCAGGCGGGCACACAG acaGAGACTAGCCAGGGACCGAGTGGCCCGGGGCGCAGGGTCCACAGGGGCCCAGTGGACTCGGCTGATTCGGAGGTCCAAGGAGAAGGTGCGGGAAGGCCTGCGCTCCCTGCAGCCCTGGGCGTGGACGCTGAAGAGGATCGGGG GACAGTTTGGCGCCGGCACCGAGTCCTACTTCTCGCTGCTGCGCTTCCTGCTGCTTCTCAACGTGCTGGCCTCGGTGCTGACGGCCTGCATGGTTCTGCTGCCCACCTGGTTGGAGGGGACTCCCCCGGGCCCCCCTGCCCTGAACGCCTCCTCACCCTGCGGCTCCTACAACCCCGGCTCCCACGGCCTGGTCACCTTCGCCACCGAGCTCTTCAACTTGCTCTCCGGAGAG GGTTTTCTAGAATGGTCTCCTCTCTTCTACGGGTTCTACCCGCCCCGCCCACACCTGACCATCACCTACCTATGTGCCGCCTTTGCCATTGGCCTCCTCTACCTGCTGCTCATCCTTCACCG CTCGGTGTCTGGACTGAAGCAGACGTTGTTGGCTGAGTCAGAGGCCCTGACCAGCTACAGCCACCGCGTGTTCTCTGCCTGGGACTTTGGACTCAGCGGGGAGGTCCACGTGCGACTCCGCCAGCGCCTGATCCTATATGAGTTGCAG GTCGAGCTGGAGGAGGCCAGAGTGCGGCGCAAGGCTGCGGTGCGGACCCTGGGCCAACAAGCCAGGCTGTGGTCGGTGCGCCTGCTGCTCAACCTGGTGGTGCTGGCGCTCCTGGGGGCAGCCTTCTACGGCATCTACTGGGCTAGCAGGGCCACTGTGACGCTGCAG GACAAGCCTCTTATCCAGCGGACACCAGTGCTGAAGCTCATAGTGGATTACCTTCCGTCCATCTTCATCTCCGGGGTCAACTTCGTGCTGCCGCCTGTGTTCAAGCTCATTGCCCCTCTGGAGGGCTACACCAGGAGTCGCCAGATCGTTTTTATCCTACTCAG GACAGTGTCTCTCCGCCTGGTCTCCCTGCTGGTCCTGCTCGTCTCTCTCTGGAGTCAGATCACTTGCGGGGGCAATGAGGAGGATGAGAGGTGCAAAACCTGTGGCTACAATTACAAAGAACTTCCG TGCTGGGAGACCCGCCTGGGACAGGAGATGTACAAACTCCTGCTGTTTGACCTGCTGACCAGCCTGGCCGTCATCCTGCTCATCCAGTTTCCTCGGAA GCTGCTCTGCGGCCTCTGTCCCGGGGCGCTGGGCCGCTTTGTGAGGACCCAGGAGTTCCAGGTGCCTGACGAAGTGCTGGGGCTCATCTACGCACAGACAGTGGTCTGGGTGGGGAGTTTTTTCTGCCCTTTACTGCCATTCCTCAACACGGTGAAGTTCCTATTGCTTTTCTACTTGAAGAAG ATCACcctcttctccacctgctccCCGGCCTCCCGCACTTTTCGAGCCTCCACTGtgaatttctttttccccttgGTCCTCCTCCTGGGTCTGGCCATCTCCGCCGTTCCTGTGCTTTATAGTATCTTCCT GATCCCACCTTCCAAGCTGTGTGGTCCATTCCGGGGTCAGTCGTCCATCTGGGTGGCGATCCCCGAGTCTATCTGCGAGCTGCCTCAGATGGCCCagaattttctcttcttcctgggtACCCAGGCTTTTGCTGTGCCCCTTCTGCTGATCTCCAG CATCCTGATGGCGTATACCGTGGCCCTGGCTAActcatatggacacctcatctctGAACTCAAACGCCAGATACAGACG GAGGCGCAGAATAAAGTCTTCCTGGCACAGCGTGCTGTGGCGTTGAGCTCGGTCAACAGAGCTCTTTGA
- the CNOT3 gene encoding CCR4-NOT transcription complex subunit 3 isoform X2, whose protein sequence is MADKRKLQGEIDRCLKKVSEGVEQFEDIWQKLHNAANANQKEKYEADLKKEIKKLQRLRDQIKTWVASNEIKDKRQLIDNRKLIETQMERFKVVERETKTKAYSKEGLGLAQKVDPAQKEKEEVGQWLTNTIDTLNMQVDQFESEVESLSVQTRKKKGDKDKQDRIEGLKRHIEKHRYHVRMLETILRMLDNDSILVDAIRKIKDDVEYYVDSSQDPDFEENEFLYDDLDLEDIPQALVATSPPSHSHMEDEIFNQSSSTPTSTTSSSPIPPSPANCTTENSEDDKKRGRSTDSEVSQSPAKNGSKPVHSSQHPQSPAVPASYPPGPPPAASALSAAPGSNGAPAAAAPTSALGAKASPAPSHSAGTPAPYAQAVAPPAPSGPSSAQPRPPSAQPGAGGGGGGGGGNSGGGGGAGKQNGATSYSSVVADSPAEAALNSTGGGSAGGQALGPPPGPHNPPPSTTKEPSATAPAGAGGVAPGSGNNAGGPSLLVPLPVNPPSSPTPSFSEAKAAGSLLNGPPQFSAAPEIKAPEPLSSLKSMAERAAISSGIEDPVPTLHLTERDILLSSSAAPPASAQPPLQLSEVSIPLSLGVCPLGPVPLTKEQLYQQAMEEAAWHHMPHPSDSERIRQYLPRNPCPTPPYHHQMPPPHSDTVEFYQRLSTETLFFIFYYLEGTKAQYLAAKALKKQSWRFHTKYMMWFQRHEEPKTITDEFEQGTYIYFDYEKWGQRKKEGFTFEYRYLEDRDLQ, encoded by the exons ATGGCGGACAAGCGCAAACTCCAAG GTGAGATTGACCGCTGCCTCAAGAAGGTGTCTGAGGGCGTGGAGCAATTTGAAGATATTTGGCAGAAG CTCCACAATGCAGCCAACGCGAACCAGAAAGAAAAGTATGAGGCTGATCTAAAGAAGGAGATTAAGAAGCTTCAA CGGCTGAGGGACCAGATCAAGACATGGGTAGCGTCCAACGAGATCAAGGACAAGAGGCAGCTCATAGACAACCGCAAGCTCATTGAGACG CAAATGGAACGGTTCAAAGTCGTGGAGCGAGAGACCAAGACCAAAGCCTACAGCAAGGAGGGCCTGGGCCTGGCGCAGAAGGTGGACCCTgcccagaaggagaaggaggaggtcgGCCAGTGGCTCACG AACACCATCGACACCCTGAACATGCAGGTGGACCAGTTTGAGAGCGAAGTGGAGTCCCTGTCGGTGCAGACGCGCAAGAAGAAGGGTGACAAGGAT AAGCAGGACCGGATTGAGGGCCTGAAGCGGCACATCGAGAAACATCGCTACCACGTGCGGATGCTGGAAACCATCCTGCGCATGCTGGACAATGACTCCATCCTGGTGGACGCCATCCGCAAGATCAAGGATGACGTCGAGTACTATGTGGACTCGTCCCAGGACCCCGACTTCGAGGAGAATGAGTTCCTCTACGACGACCTGGACCTCGAGGACATTC CACAGGCGCTGGTCGCCACCTCCCCCCCCAGCCACAGCCACATGGAGGACGAGATCTTCAACCAGTCCAGCAGCACGCCCACCTCGACCACCTCcagctcccccatcccacccagccCGGCCAACTGCACCACG GAAAACTCGGAAGACGACAAGAAGAGGGGGCGCTCGACAGACAGTGAAGTCAGCCAG TCTCCAGCCAAAAACGGCTCCAAGCCCGTCCACAGCAGCCAGCACCCTCAGTCCCCGGCTGTGCCGGCCAGCTACCCGCCCGGCCCCCCACCCGCCGCCTCTGCCCTGAGCGCTGCCCCTGGCAGCAACGGCGCCCCGGCTGCAGCCGCCCCCACGAGTGCCCTGGGTGCCAAGGCCAGCCCGGCGCCCAGCCACAGCGCGGGCACCCCCGCACCCTACGCCCAGGCTGTGGCCCCGCCAGCCCCCAGCGGGCCCAGCAGCGCCCAGCCCCGGCCCCCCAGCGCCCAGCCTGgggcgggaggcggcggcggaggTGGTGGGGGCAACAGCGGCGGAGGCGGAGGCGCTGGCAAGCAGAACGGCGCCACCA GTTACAGCTCGGTGGTGGCGGACAGCCCGGCGGAGGCGGCGCTCAACAGCACGGGGGGTGGCAGCGCGGGCGGCCAGGCCCTGGGCCCCCCGCCCGGCCCCCACAACCCGCCTCCCAGCACCAC GAAGGAACCCAGCGCCACAGCCCCAGCGGGTGCCGGGGGCGTGGCCCCAGGCTCAGGGAACAATGCAGGGGGACCCAGCCTCCTGGTGCCGCTCCCTGTGAACCCCCCCAGCTCCCCGACACCCAGCTTCAGTGAGGCCAAGGCAGCTGGCAGCCTGCTTAACGGGCCTCCGCAGTTCAGCGCCGCACCCGAGATCAAG GCCCCCGAGCCCCTGAGCTCCCTGAAGTCCATGGCGGAGCGTGCGGCCATCAGCTCTGGCATCGAGGACCCCGTGCCCACGCTGCACCTGACCGAGCGAG ACATCCTCCTGAGCAGCAGCGCGGCGCCCCCGGCCTCAGCCCAGCCCCCCCTGCAGCTGTCGGAGGTGAGCATCCCGCTGTCGCTGGGCGTGTGCCCGCTGGGCCCGGTGCCTCTCACCAAGGAGCAGCTGTACCAGCAGGCCATGGAGGAGGCTGCCTGGCACCACATGCCCCACCCCTCGGACTCGGAGCGCATCCG GCAGTACCTGCCCCGGAACCCCTGCCCGACGCCCCCCTACCACCACCAGATGCCGCCCCCACACTCGGACACCGTGGAGTTCTACCAGCGCCTGTCCACCGAGACGCTCTTCTTCATCTTCTACTATCTGGAG GGCACGAAGGCACAGTACCTAGCGGCCAAGGCCCTGAAGAAGCAGTCCTGGCGGTTCCACACCAAGTACATGATGTGGTTCCAGAGGCACGAGGAGCCCAAGACCATCAcggatgagtttgagcag GGCACCTACATCTACTTTGACTACGAGAAGTGGGGCCAGCGGAAGAAGGAAGGCTTCACCTTTGAGTACCGCTACCTGGAGGACCGGGACCTCCAGTGA
- the CNOT3 gene encoding CCR4-NOT transcription complex subunit 3 isoform X1, which produces MADKRKLQGEIDRCLKKVSEGVEQFEDIWQKLHNAANANQKEKYEADLKKEIKKLQRLRDQIKTWVASNEIKDKRQLIDNRKLIETQMERFKVVERETKTKAYSKEGLGLAQKVDPAQKEKEEVGQWLTNTIDTLNMQVDQFESEVESLSVQTRKKKGDKDQKQDRIEGLKRHIEKHRYHVRMLETILRMLDNDSILVDAIRKIKDDVEYYVDSSQDPDFEENEFLYDDLDLEDIPQALVATSPPSHSHMEDEIFNQSSSTPTSTTSSSPIPPSPANCTTENSEDDKKRGRSTDSEVSQSPAKNGSKPVHSSQHPQSPAVPASYPPGPPPAASALSAAPGSNGAPAAAAPTSALGAKASPAPSHSAGTPAPYAQAVAPPAPSGPSSAQPRPPSAQPGAGGGGGGGGGNSGGGGGAGKQNGATSYSSVVADSPAEAALNSTGGGSAGGQALGPPPGPHNPPPSTTKEPSATAPAGAGGVAPGSGNNAGGPSLLVPLPVNPPSSPTPSFSEAKAAGSLLNGPPQFSAAPEIKAPEPLSSLKSMAERAAISSGIEDPVPTLHLTERDILLSSSAAPPASAQPPLQLSEVSIPLSLGVCPLGPVPLTKEQLYQQAMEEAAWHHMPHPSDSERIRQYLPRNPCPTPPYHHQMPPPHSDTVEFYQRLSTETLFFIFYYLEGTKAQYLAAKALKKQSWRFHTKYMMWFQRHEEPKTITDEFEQGTYIYFDYEKWGQRKKEGFTFEYRYLEDRDLQ; this is translated from the exons ATGGCGGACAAGCGCAAACTCCAAG GTGAGATTGACCGCTGCCTCAAGAAGGTGTCTGAGGGCGTGGAGCAATTTGAAGATATTTGGCAGAAG CTCCACAATGCAGCCAACGCGAACCAGAAAGAAAAGTATGAGGCTGATCTAAAGAAGGAGATTAAGAAGCTTCAA CGGCTGAGGGACCAGATCAAGACATGGGTAGCGTCCAACGAGATCAAGGACAAGAGGCAGCTCATAGACAACCGCAAGCTCATTGAGACG CAAATGGAACGGTTCAAAGTCGTGGAGCGAGAGACCAAGACCAAAGCCTACAGCAAGGAGGGCCTGGGCCTGGCGCAGAAGGTGGACCCTgcccagaaggagaaggaggaggtcgGCCAGTGGCTCACG AACACCATCGACACCCTGAACATGCAGGTGGACCAGTTTGAGAGCGAAGTGGAGTCCCTGTCGGTGCAGACGCGCAAGAAGAAGGGTGACAAGGAT CAGAAGCAGGACCGGATTGAGGGCCTGAAGCGGCACATCGAGAAACATCGCTACCACGTGCGGATGCTGGAAACCATCCTGCGCATGCTGGACAATGACTCCATCCTGGTGGACGCCATCCGCAAGATCAAGGATGACGTCGAGTACTATGTGGACTCGTCCCAGGACCCCGACTTCGAGGAGAATGAGTTCCTCTACGACGACCTGGACCTCGAGGACATTC CACAGGCGCTGGTCGCCACCTCCCCCCCCAGCCACAGCCACATGGAGGACGAGATCTTCAACCAGTCCAGCAGCACGCCCACCTCGACCACCTCcagctcccccatcccacccagccCGGCCAACTGCACCACG GAAAACTCGGAAGACGACAAGAAGAGGGGGCGCTCGACAGACAGTGAAGTCAGCCAG TCTCCAGCCAAAAACGGCTCCAAGCCCGTCCACAGCAGCCAGCACCCTCAGTCCCCGGCTGTGCCGGCCAGCTACCCGCCCGGCCCCCCACCCGCCGCCTCTGCCCTGAGCGCTGCCCCTGGCAGCAACGGCGCCCCGGCTGCAGCCGCCCCCACGAGTGCCCTGGGTGCCAAGGCCAGCCCGGCGCCCAGCCACAGCGCGGGCACCCCCGCACCCTACGCCCAGGCTGTGGCCCCGCCAGCCCCCAGCGGGCCCAGCAGCGCCCAGCCCCGGCCCCCCAGCGCCCAGCCTGgggcgggaggcggcggcggaggTGGTGGGGGCAACAGCGGCGGAGGCGGAGGCGCTGGCAAGCAGAACGGCGCCACCA GTTACAGCTCGGTGGTGGCGGACAGCCCGGCGGAGGCGGCGCTCAACAGCACGGGGGGTGGCAGCGCGGGCGGCCAGGCCCTGGGCCCCCCGCCCGGCCCCCACAACCCGCCTCCCAGCACCAC GAAGGAACCCAGCGCCACAGCCCCAGCGGGTGCCGGGGGCGTGGCCCCAGGCTCAGGGAACAATGCAGGGGGACCCAGCCTCCTGGTGCCGCTCCCTGTGAACCCCCCCAGCTCCCCGACACCCAGCTTCAGTGAGGCCAAGGCAGCTGGCAGCCTGCTTAACGGGCCTCCGCAGTTCAGCGCCGCACCCGAGATCAAG GCCCCCGAGCCCCTGAGCTCCCTGAAGTCCATGGCGGAGCGTGCGGCCATCAGCTCTGGCATCGAGGACCCCGTGCCCACGCTGCACCTGACCGAGCGAG ACATCCTCCTGAGCAGCAGCGCGGCGCCCCCGGCCTCAGCCCAGCCCCCCCTGCAGCTGTCGGAGGTGAGCATCCCGCTGTCGCTGGGCGTGTGCCCGCTGGGCCCGGTGCCTCTCACCAAGGAGCAGCTGTACCAGCAGGCCATGGAGGAGGCTGCCTGGCACCACATGCCCCACCCCTCGGACTCGGAGCGCATCCG GCAGTACCTGCCCCGGAACCCCTGCCCGACGCCCCCCTACCACCACCAGATGCCGCCCCCACACTCGGACACCGTGGAGTTCTACCAGCGCCTGTCCACCGAGACGCTCTTCTTCATCTTCTACTATCTGGAG GGCACGAAGGCACAGTACCTAGCGGCCAAGGCCCTGAAGAAGCAGTCCTGGCGGTTCCACACCAAGTACATGATGTGGTTCCAGAGGCACGAGGAGCCCAAGACCATCAcggatgagtttgagcag GGCACCTACATCTACTTTGACTACGAGAAGTGGGGCCAGCGGAAGAAGGAAGGCTTCACCTTTGAGTACCGCTACCTGGAGGACCGGGACCTCCAGTGA
- the LENG1 gene encoding leukocyte receptor cluster member 1, whose amino-acid sequence MNILPKKSWHVRNKDNVARVRRDEARAREEEKERERRALLAQQEARTEFLRKKARHQNSLPALEAAEAGAPGSSGPVDLFRELLEEGKGVTRGNKEYEEEKRQEKERQEKALGILTYLGQSAAEAQTQPPWYQLPPRRGSAPSGPGPDERIKSRLDPLREMQKHLGKKRKHSGDSGGHSTKEKKGLERQRPKEPPSLEQLRADRLRREAAERARAEALLARVGGAAAPEEQPEEMDERRRRYNSQFNPQLARRPRLQDPPAAP is encoded by the exons ATGAATATTTTACCCAAGAAGAGCTGGCACGTCCGGAACAAGGACAATGTCGCCCGCGTGCGGCGTGACGAGGCCCGAGCccgggaggaggagaaagagcgTGAGCGGAGGGCGCTGCTCGCTCAGCAGGAG GCCCGCACAGAATTCCTACGGAAGAAAGCCAGGCATCAGAACTCACTTCCTGCACTTGAAGCAGCAGAAGCGGGAGCCCCAGGCAGTTCTGGCCCTGTGGATCTGTTTCGGGAGCTGCTGGAAGAAGGGAAAGGGGTGACGAGAGGCAATAAAGAGTACGAGGAAGAGAAGCGACAGGAGAAG gagaggcaagagaaagCCCTGGGCATCCTGACATACCTGGGCCAGAGCGCAGCGGAAGCCCAGACTCAGCCCCCATGGTACCAGCTGCCCCCAAGGCGGGGCAGCGCCCCCTCTGGTCCAGGACCCGATGAGAGGATCAAGAGCCGCCTGGACCCGCTGCGGGAGATGCAGAAGCACTtggggaagaagagaaagcaCAGCGGAGACAGTGGCGGTCACAGCACCAAGGAAAAGAAGGGGCTCGAGAGACAACGACCCAAAGA GCCTCCGTCCCTGGAGCAGCTCCGAGCGGACCGTCTGCGGCGGGAAGCGGCTGAGAGGGCGCGGGCAGAGGCCTTGCTGGCCCGGGTGGGCGGCGCAGCGGCCCCGGAGGAGCAGCCGGAAGAGATGGACGAGCGGCGGAGGCGGTACAACTCGCAGTTCAACCCCCAGCTGGCCCGGCGCCCCCGCCTGCAGGACCCACCGGCGGCTCCCTGA